The following are encoded together in the Triticum dicoccoides isolate Atlit2015 ecotype Zavitan chromosome 6B, WEW_v2.0, whole genome shotgun sequence genome:
- the LOC119320765 gene encoding S-(+)-linalool synthase, chloroplastic-like, with product MGEASLYKAKEYSGKHLRSTLKYLEPKLARYVRQSLDHPYHVSLMQYKARHHLSYLQSLPTRNTAIEKLALAEFQINKLQHQREMQEVNRWWMDLGLAEEIPAARDQVVKWYMWPMTILEGYSFSKYRIEITKIISMVYIVDDIFDLVATQEELSLFNDAIIMWNLEAADSLPSYMISCYKALYNITNDIADMSMKEHGLNSIDHLKKARP from the exons ATGGGAGAAGCTTCACTCTACAAGGCAAAGGAGTACTCGGGCAAACACCTTAGATCTACACTGAAGTACTTGGAGCCAAAGCTTGCAAGATATGTAAGGCAATCACTAGACCATCCATATCATGTCAGCCTCATGCAGTACAAGGCCAGGCACCACCTAAGCTACCTCCAGAGCTTGCCCACTAGGAACACTGCAATTGAGAAGCTGGCACTTGCGGAGTTTCAGATTAACAAGTTGCAGCATCAGAGGGAAATGCAAGAGGTTAACAG ATGGTGGATGGATCTGGGATTGGCTGAAGAAATACCGGCTGCAAGGGACCAAGTAGTGAAATGGTACATGTGGCCCATGACTATCCTCGAGGGTTACTCCTTCTCTAAGTATCGAATTGAGATCACAAAGATCATCTCAATGGTCTACATCGTGGATGACATCTTCGATCTTGTTGCCACACAAGAGGAGCTCTCCCTCTTTAATGATGCAATCATAAT GTGGAATCTTGAAGCTGCTGATTCACTCCCAAGCTACATGATATCATGCTACAAGGCTCTTTACAATATAACAAATGATATCGCTGACATGTCCATGAAAGAGCATGGACTGAACTCAATCGATCATCTCAAGAAAGCT AGGCCATGA